In a single window of the Deltaproteobacteria bacterium genome:
- a CDS encoding response regulator transcription factor: MEREKILVIEDDADIAELMEYNLAREGFVVKVARSGEEGLSLAKLRRPDIILLDLMLPGIDGLEVCRRLSTDQSTRSIPVVIVTAKGDEPDVVVGLELGADDYVIKPFSPKVLVARVKAVLRRSNVEPGDAGECAFERGCLTIHPGRREVVSNGVSIPVTFTEFNILLFLARRPGWVFTRSQIVDAAKGDDYPVTERSVDVHVFSLRRKLGDVGGQIETVRGVGYRFKE; the protein is encoded by the coding sequence ATGGAAAGGGAAAAAATCCTCGTTATCGAAGATGACGCGGACATCGCCGAGTTGATGGAATACAACCTGGCCCGAGAGGGGTTCGTGGTTAAGGTGGCCCGGTCCGGGGAAGAAGGGCTCAGTCTCGCGAAGCTGCGTCGGCCCGACATTATTCTTCTGGACCTGATGCTGCCGGGGATTGACGGCCTGGAGGTCTGCAGGCGTCTTTCGACGGACCAGTCCACGCGTTCAATACCCGTCGTTATTGTCACGGCCAAGGGGGACGAACCAGATGTTGTCGTGGGACTGGAGTTGGGTGCGGACGATTACGTTATCAAGCCGTTTTCACCGAAGGTTCTTGTGGCGAGGGTCAAGGCGGTCCTCAGGCGTTCGAACGTCGAGCCGGGGGACGCCGGGGAGTGTGCCTTCGAGAGAGGATGCCTGACTATCCACCCCGGTAGACGCGAGGTTGTTTCAAATGGTGTTTCCATCCCGGTCACCTTCACAGAGTTCAATATCCTCCTTTTTCTCGCCCGGCGGCCCGGGTGGGTCTTCACCCGGTCCCAGATCGTGGACGCTGCCAAAGGTGACGACTACCCGGTGACGGAAAGATCGGTTGATGTCCACGTCTTCAGCCTCCGCCGGAAACTGGGAGATGTCGGCGGGCAGATAGAGACGGTCCGTGGAGTAGGGTACAGGTTCAAGGAATGA
- a CDS encoding DMT family transporter, translated as MDVMEDGKDRLKGTVLMIIGVLVISPDTLLISILSADRWTVVFWRSLLTALTLSAVMVVRHGRRAAARMAGIGPGGIVVGVLFGTSTIAFVSSVTLTTAANSLVIIAAIPLLAALFSLLFLGERIPARTWSAGAVGLLSIVIIFSGSLGGGALIGDLLALVTAICLAVNFILIRLFRQTNMVPAVILGGVISALVVFPFSSPLSVLPHDILPLLFMGMVVLPIPLVLMTIAPKLITAPEVGLIMLLETVLGPLWVWLAIGQIPAPQTFVGGLILLSTLAIHSLFSLREPNHGETIVER; from the coding sequence GTGGATGTTATGGAGGACGGAAAAGACCGCCTGAAGGGCACGGTCCTGATGATTATCGGTGTGCTCGTGATAAGCCCCGACACACTCCTCATCTCCATCCTAAGCGCAGACAGGTGGACCGTGGTGTTCTGGCGGAGTCTTCTTACGGCTCTGACCCTGTCTGCCGTCATGGTCGTTCGCCACGGACGACGGGCCGCAGCCAGGATGGCCGGGATCGGTCCTGGTGGGATTGTGGTGGGCGTCCTCTTCGGTACCAGCACCATCGCGTTCGTCAGTTCCGTGACCTTGACCACAGCTGCCAATTCCCTCGTCATAATAGCGGCCATTCCACTCCTCGCGGCCCTTTTTTCACTGCTGTTTCTGGGTGAAAGGATACCTGCCAGGACCTGGTCGGCGGGGGCTGTCGGCCTGTTATCCATCGTCATCATTTTTTCCGGAAGCCTGGGAGGCGGGGCTCTCATCGGTGACCTTCTCGCCCTGGTCACGGCAATTTGCCTTGCCGTTAATTTCATCCTCATCCGGCTTTTCCGGCAGACGAACATGGTGCCCGCGGTGATTCTGGGAGGCGTGATATCCGCCCTGGTCGTTTTCCCGTTCTCCTCGCCCCTGAGCGTTTTGCCACACGACATTCTGCCCCTGCTTTTCATGGGGATGGTGGTGCTTCCGATACCGCTGGTCCTCATGACCATCGCTCCAAAGCTTATCACGGCCCCTGAAGTGGGGCTGATCATGCTTCTGGAAACGGTGCTGGGCCCTCTCTGGGTATGGCTGGCCATCGGCCAGATACCGGCTCCGCAGACCTTCGTCGGAGGTCTTATTCTCCTTTCCACCCTCGCGATCCACTCCCTTTTTTCCCTCCGGGAACCCAACCATGGTGAAACCATTGTGGAAAGATAA
- a CDS encoding nitroreductase: protein MDFYGLIKNRESIRDYDPKKPLDKETLHRILEAGRLAPSAANRQPWRFVVVSSEEMLAKVRPCYQGAWFKDAPHILVVVGRPDQAWVRQKDGHNYLETDLTIAMDHMILAAEYEGVGTCWIAAFDPDILNEALSIKGNERVFCITPLGYSREGFTKKGNKKRKPFDEVVEIL, encoded by the coding sequence ATGGACTTTTATGGACTGATCAAGAACAGGGAAAGTATAAGGGACTATGATCCGAAAAAGCCTCTGGACAAAGAGACCCTCCACAGGATTCTGGAAGCCGGAAGGCTGGCGCCTTCCGCGGCTAACCGTCAGCCGTGGCGGTTCGTGGTTGTTTCCTCCGAGGAAATGCTGGCGAAGGTGCGTCCATGCTACCAGGGCGCCTGGTTTAAGGACGCGCCCCACATACTTGTCGTGGTCGGCAGGCCCGATCAGGCGTGGGTGCGTCAGAAAGACGGACACAATTACCTGGAGACCGACCTGACGATTGCCATGGACCACATGATCCTGGCTGCCGAATATGAAGGCGTGGGGACATGTTGGATCGCGGCTTTTGATCCGGATATCCTGAATGAGGCTCTTTCCATCAAAGGGAACGAGAGGGTGTTCTGCATAACACCACTTGGTTATTCCAGGGAGGGTTTTACAAAGAAGGGCAATAAGAAAAGAAAACCATTTGATGAGGTGGTCGAGATCCTTTAA